DNA sequence from the Sulfurirhabdus autotrophica genome:
AAATTGCCGGACAACAAGGCGCTCGGCGTAATGCTGCAGAACAATCTTTTGCTGCAACACAAGAAGTGATCTCGGAAACACGCCGCCAATTACGCGCTGAAGTGGAGCAGCGTTTTGTGCGTGTACTGAGTTTGCAATTGCGCATTCAAACCGAAGAACAAACGCTGAAATTGATTCAGCAAGCAGCAACCATGGTTGGGAAGCGCGTCGCAGCGGGAGAGGATGGTCGGTTGGACGGCAACCTTGCTAAGGTGGAAGCTGAGCGTGCTCAAAATCAGGTTTCCATGTTTCGGGAACAACTGATACAAGCACGTACCGAACTCGCCACTTTGTTGCAACTTCCAGCAGGGGACATGCTGGAAGTAGCGGGTGCACTCGATCCGGGCCCTGCTCCCTACACCATTGAAGAATTGTTGTTGGCCACCAGCAACCGCCCTGCCTTACGTGCCTTGGATTTTCGTGAAAAAGCCGCTAAAAGCCGGCTTGATCTGGAGCGCAGCTCAGTCTATCCCGATGTCACCGTGGGGTTAACCGCCGCACGCGAAGGTCCAGCAGACACACGGGAAAAAGTAGCGGGTATCAGCATCTCTTTGCCGCTTCCCCTGTTTCGTCGTAACGATACTGCTATAGGTCGCGCCACGACTGAATTAACCCAAGCGCAGATTGAAATTCAGGCTGCTAAGCGAGATACACGTGCCCAGGTATTTGCACTGTGGGAACGATTGGAAAACTTGAAATCGCGCGTCCACCGATTGACTGAATCTGTATTGCCTAGCTTGGAGGAGAGCCAGCACTTATCGTCTATGGCCTTTCAGGCCGGAGAGATCGGTTTGATGCAGCTGCTGTTGGTCAACCGTCAGGTGCTGGATGG
Encoded proteins:
- a CDS encoding TolC family protein → MKLIILSRTLLRLTLARKILVIPYACAVLYAAPAISAQLTLDQAWRQAEEANPTLHSAKANLAMAQGELTDARALLWNNPQLTAERRRREIPQSADPTQINREWSVGLAQTFEIAGQQGARRNAAEQSFAATQEVISETRRQLRAEVEQRFVRVLSLQLRIQTEEQTLKLIQQAATMVGKRVAAGEDGRLDGNLAKVEAERAQNQVSMFREQLIQARTELATLLQLPAGDMLEVAGALDPGPAPYTIEELLLATSNRPALRALDFREKAAKSRLDLERSSVYPDVTVGLTAAREGPADTREKVAGISISLPLPLFRRNDTAIGRATTELTQAQIEIQAAKRDTRAQVFALWERLENLKSRVHRLTESVLPSLEESQHLSSMAFQAGEIGLMQLLLVNRQVLDGQRDLLDARTEQRLAKITLEATAGWQSPDDTR